From a single bacterium genomic region:
- a CDS encoding FG-GAP-like repeat-containing protein: MMQHKAYRRAGIKALKGGLFFLFLLFPLVSFATTYTVSKTADTNDGTCDADCSLREAITAANGDGNDTIDFNISGCGGVCTITPTSALPTISGSTITINGYSQSGASAGTNDFPNAINSTILIKLDGISAGSGAGANGLTISGSNVTVMGLSIVRFGSDGIEISGTAANVKIQGNYIGVDTDGDTALGNSGTGIYMPSSGANSVIGTDGDGSNDAGERNIIAGNSVAGLHIESSTAVTVAGNFFGTDKDGDTDLGNTYENINVAAPSAMIGTDGDGTYDAYEGNLISGSAQEGISVGSNGDNSVIAGNYIGTTLTGNAVLQNDMFAIYIASGGNGVRIGTDGNGTADANEKNIIAGSVSYDMIYAGANNAVIAGNSIGIGADGTSVLTGNYGVGVVGSGTRIGTDDGDVLEANVICNMSSIGINIWGGDNTTIAGNRIGIKAGGGSCGNSREGIYIWNTATGTTIGGTTSGKANIIANNGGSFYSGITVEDANSTGTKVLRNSIYNNGSTSGLALSLYTDLQALNPVPVFSGDSCSGTDTVLTGTATANSTVQVFDADSDNQEGQTYIGETTTDGGGAWTYTITDNSYKLAGNKLVATATDATNGTSQFSSAYTLTTTCHNTNPSVTLSGGASISETGGTQDITATLSGTNNLDVVVTLSVSGTATGSGTDYTLSSTTITIPAGDTTGTATISAAGDTTDEENETVIVDIASVTYGTESGTQQQTVTITDDDAAPTVTLGLDNSSISEAGGAATFTATLSAASGKDVTVNFSYSGTTGGVGTDYTVSGLIVTITAGSTTGSFTATAINDSIDENDETLIVDITTVNNATESGTQQQTTTINDNDTAGTTVSKNTATTTEAGGTDTYTVVLNSEPTADVTIGVSSSDTTEGTVSPSSLTFTSGNWNVPQTVTITGVNDAIADGNITYYVNNANASSADSFYNNLSVADLTVSNTDNDTAGVTLTQSGGSSSVTEGGVTDTYTIALNTEPTSDVTINLSGGSQLTPSPSSLIFTSANYSTPQTVTITAIDDDVMEGSHSGTITHTATSGDGTYDGITISNITVNPIVDNDTAGVTVAHTSGNTVVAEGGATDTYTVVLSTEPTNNVTVTLTHDAQVTLSDSALTFTSGNWDTPQSVTVTAVDDEVTEGSASSTITHTASSSDTNYNGISVGSLIVNISDNETKSVSIFESDAETVIDEDGTTDTYLVVLTARPSATVNVTVLVDDAQACVSPTTLSFTRNNWSTPQTVTVEAVDDSVYEGDHHVTLSHLVTSLDLSYNGLAAPTVVAAISDNDDEGDDADEGDEGDDEETGRPEVSITGPAIAAGGTTQSYTASVLNASTYEWSVRGQGTLLSSPSASTATVSFNDSNGQVVVHLTVSSTTRSANDSYVVDVVKSSVSTSDDSVTRYSNIKAGQVTSSGSLIAEQVKTVSGRGSVYTIDFDDFVFYGLTSETLVYQTSDDAVFIADPTANNNKGIVYRIPNGTLSGKVYAWNLPSGVTTLEGQSENSYFGTHILLFDDKIAIHAPGMRIISVYTQDLASFVSLVTEGENVPLTENIFMEAEDTNGDTDSEFYVGGKYTEDYSNELEASLGASIMRGLVLDVDIPSQAEVRAIEGADDWDDNIDLDDNADANITNSIQYFSSDIGDFNGDHLNDLVVSSMDGCHVYVFYGAESLEDKTADDADVRVDGVFCDGLFAYHTRVGDVNGDGYEDVVIAIPMGGSNNGGAIYIIFGGPNVSAVIDISDPSSGSFTSINAASSSSLLGASGLSLADVDGDGILDILMTDEEGGQTSTLVFSISRAANGQGQIESGGGNSLYNNVQGGGGCSLNSQVSFSWGSWYLILLFVVFFKRKYA; encoded by the coding sequence ATGATGCAGCACAAAGCATATAGAAGAGCTGGCATAAAGGCCTTAAAAGGGGGGCTTTTTTTTCTTTTCCTATTATTTCCGCTTGTATCGTTTGCCACCACCTACACTGTTAGCAAAACCGCCGATACCAACGATGGTACTTGCGATGCCGACTGTTCGCTCAGAGAAGCTATTACGGCTGCTAATGGTGATGGTAACGATACCATTGATTTTAATATCTCGGGATGCGGTGGTGTGTGTACCATTACCCCCACTTCGGCACTGCCTACCATTTCGGGAAGTACAATTACCATTAATGGTTATTCGCAATCGGGTGCTAGTGCTGGCACAAACGATTTTCCCAATGCTATCAATTCAACAATTTTAATTAAGTTAGATGGTATCAGTGCTGGTAGCGGGGCTGGTGCTAACGGTCTTACCATTTCTGGCAGTAATGTTACTGTCATGGGTTTAAGCATTGTACGTTTTGGAAGCGATGGTATTGAAATTAGTGGAACAGCTGCAAATGTTAAAATTCAAGGTAACTATATTGGTGTTGATACCGATGGCGATACGGCTTTGGGTAATAGTGGAACCGGTATTTATATGCCATCGTCGGGTGCCAACAGTGTTATTGGTACCGATGGTGATGGCTCGAATGATGCCGGAGAAAGAAATATTATTGCGGGGAATAGTGTTGCGGGTTTGCATATTGAGTCGAGTACTGCTGTAACTGTGGCCGGAAATTTTTTTGGAACCGATAAAGATGGCGATACCGATCTTGGCAATACTTACGAAAATATTAATGTTGCGGCACCAAGTGCCATGATTGGTACCGATGGCGATGGAACTTATGATGCTTATGAAGGAAACCTTATTTCAGGAAGTGCTCAAGAGGGTATCTCTGTAGGTTCCAACGGCGATAACTCGGTTATTGCCGGTAACTATATTGGTACAACGCTTACCGGTAACGCTGTTTTGCAAAATGATATGTTTGCCATTTATATTGCATCGGGCGGAAATGGCGTGCGTATTGGTACCGATGGCAATGGAACGGCTGATGCCAATGAAAAAAATATCATCGCTGGCTCGGTAAGCTACGACATGATTTATGCGGGTGCCAACAATGCCGTTATTGCGGGTAACTCTATTGGTATAGGTGCTGATGGTACAAGCGTATTAACTGGTAACTACGGTGTTGGTGTTGTGGGTTCGGGCACACGTATTGGTACTGATGACGGCGATGTCCTAGAAGCAAACGTCATCTGTAACATGTCGTCTATTGGTATTAATATCTGGGGCGGCGATAATACAACTATTGCGGGAAACAGAATTGGTATTAAAGCTGGTGGAGGTTCATGCGGAAATTCCCGTGAAGGTATTTATATTTGGAACACAGCAACAGGAACAACCATTGGTGGAACAACATCCGGTAAAGCCAATATTATTGCCAATAACGGGGGCTCGTTTTACAGCGGTATTACCGTTGAAGATGCCAATAGTACCGGAACAAAAGTATTAAGAAATTCTATTTATAATAACGGAAGCACAAGCGGCCTTGCTCTTTCATTGTATACCGATTTACAAGCTCTTAATCCGGTTCCTGTTTTTTCGGGCGACTCTTGTTCGGGAACCGATACGGTTCTTACTGGTACGGCTACAGCTAATTCAACGGTGCAAGTTTTTGATGCCGATAGCGATAATCAGGAAGGGCAAACCTATATTGGTGAAACCACAACAGATGGTGGCGGCGCATGGACATATACCATTACAGACAACAGTTATAAATTAGCTGGCAATAAACTGGTTGCTACCGCTACCGATGCCACCAATGGCACATCACAATTCAGCAGCGCTTATACCCTTACTACCACCTGTCATAATACCAACCCTTCGGTAACGTTATCGGGTGGTGCCAGCATTTCCGAAACTGGTGGTACTCAGGATATTACAGCAACTCTCTCAGGCACCAATAATTTGGATGTGGTTGTAACTTTAAGTGTGAGTGGTACAGCCACTGGATCGGGAACCGATTATACTCTTTCTTCTACAACCATTACGATTCCTGCTGGTGATACAACAGGCACGGCTACAATATCTGCCGCTGGTGATACTACCGATGAAGAAAATGAAACAGTTATTGTTGATATTGCTAGCGTTACCTATGGTACGGAGAGTGGTACGCAGCAGCAAACGGTAACCATTACGGATGATGATGCCGCTCCTACTGTCACTCTTGGCCTTGATAATTCCAGCATTTCAGAAGCGGGAGGCGCTGCCACCTTTACGGCAACATTATCGGCTGCATCCGGAAAAGATGTGACGGTTAACTTTTCTTATAGTGGAACTACAGGGGGTGTTGGTACCGATTACACTGTGTCGGGTCTTATTGTTACCATTACGGCGGGTTCTACTACCGGATCTTTTACGGCAACAGCCATCAACGATTCTATTGATGAAAACGATGAAACTTTGATTGTAGATATTACTACTGTGAATAATGCTACCGAATCGGGTACGCAACAGCAAACCACTACCATCAATGATAATGACACAGCAGGCACAACAGTAAGTAAAAATACGGCTACCACTACCGAAGCCGGTGGTACCGATACTTATACCGTAGTACTTAATTCGGAACCCACAGCCGATGTGACAATAGGGGTGTCTTCTAGTGATACAACCGAAGGAACCGTATCTCCATCGTCTCTTACGTTTACATCCGGAAACTGGAACGTACCACAAACGGTAACCATCACGGGTGTGAATGATGCTATTGCAGATGGAAATATCACTTATTATGTAAACAATGCCAATGCTTCATCGGCCGATAGCTTTTACAATAATTTAAGTGTGGCCGATTTAACCGTGAGCAATACCGATAATGATACGGCGGGAGTTACCTTAACCCAATCAGGTGGATCGAGCAGTGTTACCGAAGGTGGTGTTACCGATACGTATACTATTGCTCTTAATACCGAGCCCACCAGTGATGTGACAATTAACCTGTCGGGAGGATCGCAATTAACGCCTTCGCCTTCGTCCCTCATCTTTACATCTGCTAATTACAGTACACCGCAAACGGTTACCATTACGGCTATTGATGACGATGTGATGGAAGGATCTCACTCAGGAACTATTACACATACGGCTACGAGCGGTGATGGAACTTATGATGGGATTACTATTTCCAATATTACTGTAAATCCTATTGTAGATAACGATACCGCGGGTGTGACGGTGGCTCATACAAGCGGCAATACGGTTGTGGCCGAAGGTGGTGCTACCGATACGTACACGGTTGTACTTTCTACCGAGCCAACAAACAACGTTACTGTTACTCTTACGCATGATGCACAAGTAACACTTTCGGATTCAGCTCTCACTTTTACTTCCGGAAACTGGGATACCCCGCAAAGTGTGACGGTAACAGCTGTTGATGATGAGGTTACCGAAGGGTCGGCATCATCCACAATTACCCATACAGCTTCAAGCTCCGATACCAATTACAATGGAATTAGTGTTGGTAGTCTTATAGTGAATATCTCCGATAACGAAACCAAATCTGTAAGTATTTTTGAATCGGATGCCGAAACTGTTATCGATGAAGATGGAACGACTGATACTTATTTGGTGGTTCTCACAGCGCGTCCCTCGGCAACCGTGAATGTAACGGTTTTGGTGGATGATGCCCAGGCCTGTGTTTCGCCTACTACCTTAAGTTTTACACGCAATAATTGGAGTACGCCTCAAACAGTAACGGTAGAGGCTGTGGATGATTCTGTTTACGAAGGTGATCATCATGTGACGTTATCGCATTTAGTAACAAGCCTCGATTTAAGTTACAATGGTTTGGCTGCTCCTACCGTGGTTGCCGCTATAAGTGATAATGATGACGAGGGAGATGATGCCGATGAGGGCGATGAAGGTGATGATGAAGAGACGGGCCGCCCCGAAGTCAGTATTACAGGCCCCGCAATTGCTGCAGGTGGTACAACTCAATCGTATACGGCGAGCGTTCTCAATGCTTCTACATATGAATGGAGTGTAAGAGGGCAAGGTACACTTCTGTCTAGCCCGTCAGCTTCTACAGCTACTGTTAGTTTTAACGATTCAAACGGGCAGGTTGTTGTTCATTTAACGGTATCGAGCACTACAAGGAGTGCTAACGATTCGTACGTGGTAGATGTTGTTAAATCGAGTGTTTCAACAAGTGATGATAGTGTTACTCGCTATAGCAATATTAAAGCAGGCCAGGTAACATCCAGTGGCAGTTTAATTGCCGAACAAGTAAAAACTGTATCAGGGCGCGGCAGTGTTTATACTATCGATTTTGATGACTTCGTTTTTTATGGCTTAACAAGCGAAACTCTTGTTTATCAGACTTCGGACGATGCCGTTTTTATTGCCGATCCTACAGCCAATAACAACAAGGGTATTGTGTATAGAATTCCCAATGGCACTTTAAGTGGTAAGGTTTATGCTTGGAATTTACCGAGTGGTGTTACCACTCTTGAAGGGCAAAGTGAGAATAGTTATTTTGGTACTCATATACTTTTATTTGACGATAAAATAGCCATTCATGCGCCTGGCATGCGTATTATTTCGGTTTACACTCAAGACCTGGCAAGTTTTGTGTCTCTTGTAACCGAAGGTGAGAATGTTCCGTTAACCGAAAATATTTTCATGGAAGCCGAAGATACCAACGGCGATACCGATTCCGAGTTTTATGTGGGTGGTAAATATACCGAAGATTATTCCAATGAATTGGAAGCGAGCCTTGGTGCCAGTATTATGAGAGGGCTTGTGCTGGATGTTGATATTCCATCGCAAGCAGAAGTGCGTGCCATTGAGGGTGCTGATGATTGGGATGACAATATTGATTTAGATGATAATGCCGATGCAAACATTACGAATTCCATCCAATATTTTTCGAGTGATATTGGCGATTTTAACGGCGATCACTTAAACGATTTAGTGGTATCCAGCATGGATGGTTGCCATGTGTATGTGTTTTATGGTGCCGAAAGTTTAGAAGATAAAACAGCCGATGATGCTGATGTGCGGGTAGATGGAGTATTTTGCGATGGTCTTTTTGCCTATCATACCCGTGTGGGGGATGTGAATGGTGATGGTTACGAAGATGTTGTAATTGCTATCCCGATGGGCGGCAGTAACAATGGTGGTGCCATTTATATTATTTTTGGGGGTCCCAATGTGTCGGCAGTTATTGATATTAGCGATCCCTCTTCAGGAAGTTTTACCAGTATTAACGCGGCATCTTCGTCGAGCCTGTTAGGAGCTAGTGGTTTATCTCTGGCCGATGTGGATGGCGATGGTATTTTGGATATTTTAATGACGGATGAAGAGGGTGGGCAGACTTCTACTTTAGTATTTAGTATCTCTCGTGCGGCTAATGGCCAGGGGCAAATAGAGAGTGGTGGTGGTAATAGCTTGTATAATAATGTTCAGGGCGGTGGCGGATGTTCGCTTAATTCACAAGTTTCCTTCTCTTGGGGATCATGGTATTTAATATTATTGTTTGTAGTCTTTTTTAAAAGAAAATACGCATGA
- a CDS encoding type 1 glutamine amidotransferase — MKKIFIIQNVPHENLGVLENSFLSQGFTLRYFNPQELIRYNDSAFNYDALIMMGGPMSVYDTTEFPHLIKAAQVIRMAYTAGKPVLGICLGAQMIAKAFEAKVVKNTEKEIGWYPLNLTPAGETDAVFSSFSKTETVFQWHGDTFNLPHGAVLLASSPLCQNQAFRLGKNIYGLQFHVEVSAAMVAEWLDENGNKEELSCLPQIDSKNILSNIPTYIGRLNFLCQALAKSFEKMI; from the coding sequence ATGAAAAAGATATTCATTATTCAAAATGTGCCGCACGAAAATTTGGGTGTTTTGGAAAACTCTTTTTTGTCACAAGGTTTTACGCTCCGGTATTTTAATCCTCAAGAACTCATTCGTTATAATGATAGTGCTTTTAACTACGATGCCCTCATTATGATGGGTGGGCCTATGAGTGTGTATGATACCACCGAGTTTCCGCATCTTATCAAGGCAGCTCAAGTGATTCGTATGGCGTATACTGCGGGAAAACCTGTTTTGGGTATTTGTTTAGGCGCACAAATGATTGCCAAGGCGTTTGAGGCCAAGGTGGTAAAAAATACAGAAAAAGAAATTGGTTGGTACCCGCTAAATCTGACCCCCGCGGGGGAAACCGATGCTGTGTTTTCTTCTTTTTCAAAAACTGAAACTGTTTTTCAGTGGCACGGCGATACTTTTAATTTGCCACACGGTGCTGTGTTGCTGGCGTCGTCACCTTTGTGTCAAAACCAGGCTTTTAGATTGGGTAAAAATATTTACGGCCTTCAGTTTCATGTGGAAGTAAGTGCTGCCATGGTGGCCGAATGGCTAGATGAAAATGGGAATAAGGAAGAGTTATCCTGTTTGCCGCAGATTGATTCTAAAAATATTTTATCTAACATCCCTACTTATATAGGGCGTCTCAATTTTTTATGCCAAGCCCTAGCTAAATCATTTGAAAAGATGATTTGA
- a CDS encoding FAD-binding oxidoreductase: MFNLVSKDDSRLLTYKDSTVYKGNPDGLYFAKDVKGLSDFVGYCFHHKIPITPCGSRTAMTGASQADSGYLLAFEKMDCLLDIATDPVTKTPIAICEPGILLGDLKRKVEEAGFFYPPDPTSYKEAQLGGTVATNATGEDSFLYGPTRRYIRELQIVTADGQTQTLKRKTMPAMTTKNKAGYFLDGEEIDYLIGSEGTLGIITQITVDLIKPPFGFFALLIPFKTFDDTLNAVEKLSVGDQLNPRAIELIGPGAFEIFCEQKEIPQFPDKTTSLLYVKQEYISEADYDKKLSLWLEVLQNFYEEHGCKGWEEYLFVAKSDKEKEALRAFRHYIPQMVNERNRKFLDTGGGKISTDWWVPPNKMKNFMLTIYDESIKQKIPFLVFAHIGNGHPHWNYLTRDNIEKARIEKFVEDVCRRAVGLGGGVAGEHGVGKIHHNYLEIQHNASVVQKMLALKKKWDPSFLLGRGNIFPGA; encoded by the coding sequence ATGTTTAATTTAGTGTCCAAGGACGATTCTCGTCTCTTAACCTATAAAGACAGTACGGTTTATAAGGGCAATCCGGATGGGCTTTATTTTGCTAAAGATGTAAAAGGGCTTTCCGATTTTGTAGGGTATTGTTTTCATCATAAAATTCCCATTACTCCCTGCGGATCGCGTACGGCTATGACGGGAGCTTCTCAGGCCGATAGTGGATATTTACTCGCTTTTGAAAAGATGGATTGTTTGCTGGATATTGCTACCGATCCCGTTACTAAAACGCCTATTGCCATTTGTGAGCCCGGTATCTTACTGGGTGATCTTAAAAGGAAAGTAGAAGAAGCCGGTTTTTTTTATCCCCCCGATCCTACCAGTTATAAGGAAGCTCAATTAGGAGGAACGGTTGCTACCAATGCCACCGGTGAAGATAGCTTTTTATACGGGCCTACACGTCGCTACATCCGCGAGTTACAGATTGTAACGGCGGATGGACAGACTCAAACGCTTAAGCGAAAAACCATGCCTGCTATGACCACCAAAAATAAGGCAGGTTATTTTTTGGATGGCGAGGAGATTGATTATCTTATTGGTTCCGAGGGAACTTTGGGAATTATCACGCAAATTACCGTGGATCTCATCAAGCCCCCCTTTGGTTTTTTTGCGCTTCTTATACCCTTTAAAACTTTTGACGATACTTTAAACGCTGTGGAAAAACTAAGTGTGGGTGACCAGTTAAACCCGCGGGCTATTGAGCTGATTGGCCCCGGAGCATTTGAAATTTTTTGTGAACAGAAAGAAATCCCGCAATTCCCCGATAAGACAACATCTCTTTTATATGTAAAGCAGGAATATATCAGTGAAGCCGATTACGATAAAAAACTATCGTTATGGCTTGAAGTGCTTCAAAATTTTTATGAGGAGCACGGTTGTAAGGGTTGGGAAGAATATTTGTTTGTAGCCAAAAGTGACAAAGAAAAAGAAGCTCTTAGGGCTTTTCGTCACTATATTCCCCAGATGGTGAATGAGCGGAATAGAAAGTTTTTGGATACGGGAGGTGGAAAGATTTCTACCGATTGGTGGGTTCCTCCAAATAAAATGAAAAATTTTATGCTCACTATTTATGATGAGAGTATAAAACAAAAAATACCTTTTTTAGTTTTTGCTCACATTGGTAATGGCCATCCTCACTGGAATTATTTAACACGCGATAATATTGAAAAAGCCCGTATTGAAAAATTTGTGGAAGATGTGTGCAGGCGGGCGGTTGGCTTGGGTGGTGGGGTTGCAGGTGAACATGGTGTTGGAAAAATTCATCATAATTATTTGGAGATTCAACATAATGCGTCTGTGGTGCAAAAAATGCTCGCTCTTAAAAAGAAATGGGATCCTAGTTTTTTACTCGGTCGGGGGAATATTTTCCCTGGGGCTTAA
- a CDS encoding SpoVR family protein, with protein sequence MRNTQLPDELKHWRDRIEKIASDYGLDFYTVIFEILDWKEINEVASYGGFPNRYPHWRFGMEYEQLSKSYAYGLSKIYEMVINNDPCYAYLLHSNSLMDQKLVMAHVYGHCDFFKNNIFFAHTNRQMMDGMANHKTRVMRYIDKYGYEPVEAFIDVCLSLDNLIDIYGPLIKRHDTGSIAKEAPDDDVARLKTDRSYLTHFINPKDFLDEQREKASKKNENQKLTFPLEPWRDVMAFLINYAPIEEWQRDVLTIIRDEAYYFAPQGQTKIMNEGWASYWHSKMMTNKIMDDSEVIDFADHHSGTVAMSGGRLNPYKIGIEIYRDIEERWNKGRFGLEYDMCDNMVEKKKWDKNLGLGREKIFEVRKIYNDVTFIDTFLTPEFCAQHKMFSFDYNLSKKTYEIASREFGVIKQKLLQQLTNFGQPVIEVVDANHSNRSELLLKHRYDGAGLRTDYIKEVLQNLYVVWKRPVLIDTQTGDRHRLFRFDGKEHTESDSKDGI encoded by the coding sequence ATGAGGAATACACAGCTTCCAGATGAATTAAAGCATTGGCGTGATCGTATTGAAAAAATTGCTTCCGATTACGGGCTCGATTTTTATACCGTTATTTTTGAAATTCTTGATTGGAAAGAGATTAACGAAGTAGCCTCTTACGGTGGTTTTCCCAATCGTTATCCCCATTGGCGCTTTGGTATGGAATACGAGCAGCTTTCAAAAAGCTATGCCTACGGTCTTTCCAAAATTTACGAAATGGTGATTAATAACGATCCTTGTTACGCCTATTTACTGCATAGTAATTCGCTCATGGATCAAAAACTGGTGATGGCGCATGTTTATGGTCATTGCGATTTTTTTAAAAATAATATCTTTTTTGCTCATACCAACCGCCAGATGATGGATGGCATGGCTAATCATAAAACGCGTGTGATGCGTTATATTGATAAATACGGGTATGAGCCGGTGGAAGCCTTTATAGATGTATGTTTGTCGTTGGATAATTTAATTGATATTTACGGGCCTCTCATTAAACGACACGACACGGGTAGTATTGCCAAGGAGGCTCCCGATGATGACGTGGCGCGCCTTAAAACAGATCGTTCGTATCTAACGCACTTTATTAATCCCAAAGATTTTTTAGATGAGCAACGTGAGAAGGCCTCTAAGAAGAACGAAAATCAAAAACTAACTTTTCCCTTAGAGCCCTGGCGTGACGTGATGGCCTTTCTTATTAACTATGCCCCTATTGAAGAATGGCAAAGAGATGTTTTAACTATTATTCGTGACGAGGCATATTATTTTGCGCCTCAGGGCCAAACCAAAATTATGAATGAAGGTTGGGCCAGTTATTGGCATAGCAAAATGATGACAAACAAAATTATGGACGATTCTGAAGTAATTGATTTTGCCGATCATCATTCGGGTACGGTGGCTATGAGCGGAGGCAGACTTAACCCGTATAAAATAGGCATTGAGATTTACCGCGATATTGAAGAGCGTTGGAATAAAGGTCGTTTTGGTTTGGAATACGATATGTGCGATAATATGGTGGAAAAAAAGAAGTGGGATAAAAATTTGGGGTTGGGCAGAGAAAAAATTTTTGAAGTGCGTAAAATTTATAATGATGTCACATTTATAGATACGTTTTTAACTCCAGAATTTTGTGCTCAGCACAAAATGTTTTCATTCGACTACAATCTTTCTAAAAAAACTTATGAAATTGCTTCGCGTGAATTTGGCGTGATTAAACAAAAATTATTGCAACAGCTTACTAACTTTGGACAGCCTGTTATTGAGGTGGTAGATGCCAATCATAGTAACCGTTCCGAGCTTTTATTAAAGCATCGTTACGATGGCGCTGGTTTGCGCACCGATTACATAAAGGAAGTATTGCAAAATTTGTATGTAGTATGGAAACGTCCTGTTCTTATTGATACCCAAACCGGCGATCGCCACCGTTTGTTCCGTTTTGATGGCAAGGAACACACAGAAAGTGATTCTAAAGATGGTATTTGA
- a CDS encoding DUF444 family protein, with protein sequence MVLKIEQDHNRFKEIVRGKIKRDLRKYISHGELIGKQGKKFISIPVPHIDIPHFKFSDKEMGGIGQGDGDEGTPIQGDEEDGQGQAGSEAGQHILEVDVSIEEIAQMLGEELELPRIKPKHSDKIVSQKNVYRGIRPSGPESLRHFKRTYKQALKRQIVSGQYNFQKPVIVPYGEDRRYRSFKVVKEPQNKAVIIYMMDVSGSMGQEQKEIVRIESFWLDTWLRSQYKGIETRYIIHDAVAREVDENTFYHTRESGGTIISSAYKLALKMIHDDYDPSEWNIYPFHFSDGDNWSASDTQECMDLMEKEFFPLVNVFCYGQVESEYGSGQFLKDLHARFGEKNEQMLTSKIESRDKIVESIKTFLGKGK encoded by the coding sequence ATGGTTTTAAAAATTGAACAAGACCATAACCGTTTTAAGGAAATTGTCCGCGGCAAAATCAAGCGGGATTTGCGAAAATATATCTCGCATGGTGAGCTGATTGGCAAGCAGGGTAAAAAATTCATCAGCATTCCTGTTCCGCATATTGATATCCCACATTTTAAATTTTCCGATAAAGAAATGGGCGGTATTGGTCAGGGAGACGGAGATGAGGGAACTCCCATCCAAGGGGATGAGGAAGATGGGCAGGGGCAGGCGGGTAGTGAAGCCGGTCAGCATATTTTAGAGGTGGATGTTTCCATCGAAGAAATTGCCCAAATGCTGGGCGAAGAACTGGAACTGCCGCGCATTAAACCCAAACACTCCGATAAAATTGTTTCTCAAAAAAATGTATACCGTGGCATTCGCCCGTCTGGGCCTGAATCACTCCGCCATTTTAAACGTACCTATAAGCAAGCTTTAAAACGTCAAATTGTGTCGGGGCAATATAATTTTCAAAAGCCTGTGATTGTTCCTTACGGAGAAGATCGCCGTTACCGCAGTTTTAAGGTGGTGAAGGAACCACAAAACAAGGCTGTGATTATTTATATGATGGATGTGTCGGGTTCTATGGGGCAGGAACAAAAAGAAATTGTACGTATTGAATCGTTTTGGCTCGATACCTGGCTGCGCTCACAATACAAAGGTATTGAAACTCGTTATATTATTCACGATGCAGTAGCGCGCGAGGTGGATGAAAATACCTTTTATCATACGCGCGAATCAGGCGGTACCATTATTTCATCGGCTTACAAGCTGGCACTTAAGATGATTCACGACGATTACGACCCCAGCGAATGGAATATTTATCCTTTTCATTTTTCCGACGGCGATAACTGGTCGGCTAGCGACACGCAGGAATGTATGGATTTAATGGAAAAAGAGTTTTTTCCTTTGGTTAACGTATTTTGCTACGGCCAAGTAGAAAGTGAATACGGCAGTGGGCAGTTTTTAAAAGATTTACATGCGCGCTTTGGTGAAAAAAATGAGCAAATGCTCACTTCTAAAATTGAAAGCCGCGACAAAATTGTGGAATCCATCAAAACCTTTTTAGGAAAGGGCAAATGA